The Solibacillus daqui genome has a segment encoding these proteins:
- a CDS encoding GrpB family protein: MKVRLSEYDENWGRMFEDEARFLRELFGDEIIKFEHFGSTSVPGMKAKPVIDMMCLVKDIKKIDAFNDQMRLLGYDVAGEWGIQGRRLFRKGEETRTHHIHVYQYDNLQIKRHLVLRNYLRTHPEEVERYSCLKEELAQRYDDTAYYSKAKNPFVNELEQRALNWFEHQGT, encoded by the coding sequence TTGAAAGTCCGGCTGTCGGAGTATGATGAAAATTGGGGTCGAATGTTCGAAGATGAGGCTCGATTTTTAAGAGAACTATTTGGTGATGAAATCATCAAATTTGAACATTTTGGCAGTACCTCTGTACCAGGCATGAAGGCAAAACCTGTTATTGACATGATGTGCCTCGTTAAAGATATCAAGAAAATTGACGCCTTCAATGATCAGATGAGATTGCTTGGATATGATGTTGCCGGTGAATGGGGAATACAAGGCAGACGACTATTTCGAAAAGGTGAGGAAACTAGAACCCATCATATACATGTTTATCAGTACGATAACCTTCAAATTAAACGACATCTGGTGTTACGAAATTATTTAAGAACTCATCCCGAAGAGGTTGAACGATATAGTTGTTTGAAAGAAGAATTGGCTCAACGCTATGATGATACTGCTTACTACAGCAAAGCGAAAAACCCTTTCGTAAATGAATTGGAACAACGGGCATTAAATTGGTTTGAACACCAAGGAACTTAG
- a CDS encoding AAA family ATPase, whose amino-acid sequence MNDVVNTQKEKYKTWVTENLGEKTGMWYTPYLEKLGHLLEKFGLGNGYKENFFDYQSYSEYKNIYQQMTEQSDGDIERLVTGTSTPRYPEKFARTRIQFRKKYAEDEYNRGVRSKPDNIGGIPDWGVLMRSYLIFLYYDENPTLTYPKKEKKIANQGDEIDNSVNYWLISPGEYSRLWNQFHTENMIALGWDYLGDIKNYDSKEAVERKIAEQRADGVRPVNDTKAVWDFYRGIQTGDVVYVKEGIKKILARGVVTGDYYFDKDASEYKHRRKVDWLQVGKWELHQTFAQKTLTCLNSYPNFIQEIDQVLNEDFIDPKIAEVNEFRNWLSNQVTDTGITLNDKTVTQKVSALKDIEHHFDASIFGETDIEQLKRLKDIVVSDESYKKYKGVSGSSIDYYIRFIESKPTVLENESFTMDDFLSDVFIEKEELVRLISLLENKKNLILKGAPGVGKTFISKRLAYVMMEEKDETRIQMVQFHQSYSYEDFIEGFRPKAEGDGFELKQGPFVKFARKAARDPERDYFFIIDEINRGNMSKIFGELMMLIEADKRGEQINLLYSNDKFSVPTNLYIIGMMNTADRSLALLDYALRRRFSFFEIKPAFQNETFKSYVNELNNPEDLKRIIDEIKSLNNQIVEELGTGFQIGHSYFVGDAYKVDTANRVEEVIEYEIIPQLVEYWFDDEQKANDWAERLRGCYDGEK is encoded by the coding sequence ATGAATGATGTTGTGAATACTCAAAAAGAAAAATATAAAACTTGGGTTACGGAAAACTTAGGCGAAAAAACAGGTATGTGGTACACGCCATATCTTGAAAAACTTGGACACCTGTTAGAAAAGTTTGGATTAGGTAACGGTTATAAGGAAAATTTCTTTGATTATCAATCCTATTCGGAGTATAAAAATATCTATCAACAAATGACAGAGCAAAGTGATGGGGATATTGAGCGACTAGTAACTGGTACAAGTACACCTCGATATCCAGAAAAGTTTGCTAGGACAAGAATTCAATTTAGAAAAAAATATGCGGAAGATGAATATAATCGCGGCGTAAGAAGTAAGCCTGATAATATAGGTGGGATACCTGACTGGGGCGTTTTAATGCGATCATATTTAATTTTTTTATATTATGATGAAAATCCTACTTTAACTTATCCTAAAAAAGAGAAGAAAATTGCGAATCAAGGAGATGAAATTGATAACAGCGTTAATTATTGGTTAATTTCGCCAGGTGAGTATTCAAGATTATGGAATCAGTTTCATACAGAAAATATGATTGCACTTGGTTGGGACTATTTAGGGGATATAAAAAACTATGATTCAAAGGAAGCTGTTGAACGAAAAATAGCGGAGCAAAGAGCGGACGGGGTGCGCCCTGTCAATGATACAAAGGCTGTGTGGGATTTCTATCGTGGAATTCAAACAGGCGACGTTGTATATGTGAAAGAAGGGATTAAGAAAATTCTCGCACGTGGAGTTGTTACGGGAGATTACTACTTTGATAAGGATGCATCAGAGTATAAACATAGAAGGAAAGTAGATTGGCTTCAAGTTGGAAAGTGGGAACTACACCAGACTTTTGCTCAAAAAACGTTAACATGTCTAAATTCTTATCCAAATTTTATTCAAGAAATTGATCAAGTATTGAATGAAGATTTTATTGATCCAAAAATTGCTGAAGTAAATGAGTTTCGAAATTGGTTATCCAATCAAGTTACAGATACAGGAATTACCTTAAATGATAAAACAGTTACGCAAAAAGTAAGTGCGTTAAAGGATATAGAGCACCATTTTGATGCTTCAATTTTTGGTGAAACAGATATAGAGCAACTTAAACGGTTGAAAGATATCGTTGTATCAGATGAATCCTACAAAAAATATAAAGGCGTATCGGGAAGTTCCATTGACTACTACATTCGTTTTATTGAATCTAAGCCTACGGTACTAGAAAATGAATCGTTTACAATGGATGATTTTCTTTCGGATGTTTTTATCGAGAAGGAGGAGCTTGTAAGGCTAATTTCGCTACTTGAAAATAAGAAGAATCTTATTTTGAAAGGTGCACCGGGAGTAGGGAAAACGTTTATTTCCAAACGTTTAGCGTATGTAATGATGGAAGAAAAAGATGAAACGCGTATCCAGATGGTTCAGTTCCACCAAAGCTATAGTTATGAAGACTTCATTGAAGGGTTCCGTCCGAAAGCTGAAGGAGATGGGTTTGAGCTGAAACAAGGTCCGTTTGTGAAGTTTGCTAGAAAAGCAGCACGAGATCCTGAACGAGACTACTTCTTTATTATTGATGAAATTAATCGTGGAAATATGAGTAAAATATTTGGGGAATTAATGATGCTTATCGAAGCGGATAAGCGAGGCGAGCAAATCAATCTCCTTTATTCTAATGATAAGTTTTCTGTGCCAACGAATTTATACATCATTGGAATGATGAATACGGCAGATAGAAGCTTAGCTTTATTAGACTACGCACTAAGAAGAAGATTCTCGTTTTTTGAAATTAAACCAGCGTTCCAAAATGAGACATTTAAGTCGTATGTAAATGAATTAAATAATCCAGAAGATTTAAAGCGTATCATTGATGAAATTAAAAGCTTAAATAATCAAATTGTTGAAGAGCTAGGAACAGGCTTTCAAATTGGGCATAGCTATTTTGTAGGTGATGCTTATAAAGTAGATACTGCAAATCGTGTAGAGGAAGTAATCGAATATGAAATTATTCCACAACTTGTAGAGTATTGGTTTGATGATGAGCAGAAGGCAAACGATTGGGCTGAACGACTAAGAGGTTGTTACGATGGAGAGAAATAA